The Oleispira antarctica RB-8 genome contains the following window.
TACGCTCTTCTATTCGTAAAGAACCTTCCTCTACACCGATGTGGTTAACACATCTTTTCACCTTCAGTTTGATTGTTGCTGAAATTGGTGGGGCTTTGGTTTTAGGTTTGGGTGCAATGCAGGCAATTTGGGGATAGGTTTACAAGGGTCATTCAAATTATCTGATTTTCCTTTCTTTAACGCCACTTAAAAAAACATTCTTAAGCGGCGCTTTTATTGGCTACCGTTCTATTGCTTAATTATTTAATAATACTATTTAAAAGGTATGATTAAGTTTTAAGTAAATCGAGCGATACGTCGGTTCTTCTGTCGTGCTGTAAGAATCTAAAGCATTCGATGAATCAAAGAACCTGTCTTCACGCTTTGCTGTTTTTGCGAACAGGTTAAGCGCTGTTAAGTTGATGGATGTGTTCTTAGTAATTTCACTGCGTATGCTTAAATCTACGCGACTGTTGGAATCTACTATGTTTTTCTCGAACGAACCGTCTGACAATTCATGCTTCTGGTCATAACCACTTGCGTAATTAATGCTTAGTCCGATCGTTGAGTTAAAGGTGGCTAAGTTCCAGTCGAACCCTAAATTTCCTAAGTGATCTGGCTGATCAAGAAAACGTCTTTTCTCTCCGGTGCTGGTGATTTTTACTTCGGTTTCAACCGCGGTGGCATTGAACCAACCCGTGACGTTATTTAAGCCAATGCTATTCAATGGTAAGCGAAATTCAATTTCAGCACCTTGCATGGAACCGTCGCCAGTATTTTCGGGTGTGGCAACAAAGCGGCCATCGATATTGGTCGTAATGGTTTCTAACTTATCTTCAAAGCTGCGATCAAATACAGATAAGCTCACTAAACCATTGTTATCATAAAAGTAATGTTCGAAAGATAAGTCGACGCCTAGAATACTTTCAGGTGTTGCATTCGGGTTACCTGCAGTATCAGGGTCAGAAAAAGTGCCGTCTTCTTCCGAAATAGTCGGAGACAAGCTTCGTAAGTCAGGTCGGCGTAATGTTTTTGCAACCCCTAAGCGTACATAAGAGCTGTCATCAATGGCTTGCTTTAGGTTGAACGAAGGCAAGAAAGAGGTGGTGCGTTTGGTCGTGCTGTCGTCGGCGAAATCAATAGTTTCAGTTTTTGAATCTTCTGCTCGTAAACCGAAAGTTGTGCTGTTGCCTTCAAATAATGAAAGTGAATCTTGCACATACAAATGATTAATAGATTCGGTTATTTCATAAATGCTATCGATGCTAGGATCTTTTTTAACCCCGTTTTTGACTTCACTATTATCTTCTTCTCGGGTTTCTTGCGATAAGCCTAAGCCGTATTCTAATGCGTGCTGACCGACAATGTGTTTGGCTCTGAACCCTATTTTCATAAGGTTTAAATCCACGCTTTGCTCACGCTGCTTTGTGTCTGTTAGTGCATTTTGTTCATCGAAGTCATCTTGATCACGCGTGGTATCTTCATAGCCATCTTGCCAATCGATAAAGCTCTTCAATTCGATGTTGTCGGATATCTGTGTATTGAGTTCTGTATACAGGCCCGTATTCTGTCGTGTGCGTTTACGGAACTCTTTTGAATATTCTTCAACGGTTGATTGGTCGTCGGTTAATGATTTTTTAACATCATTTCTGAATTCAATGGTTTGTAAAAAGGTGGGTTCAATCGACAGTCTGTTCGCATTATTTAGCGTAATGTCGACGGTCGGTATTAAGTTGATTTGCTCGTAGCGACGTTCGTTGGTTTTTATTTCTCCGCCGTCTGCTTGGTCATCGGCGGCATATTCGAGTTCGTCTTGGCTTTCGTTACGGCGCTGTTGCTGAATACCACCGGCTAAGGTAACGGATACTCTGTCATTGCCTGTGCTGTATTGGAACGTAGCATCGCCTATTTGGCCATTATCTTGAAGCGAGCCCATGCCAATCCCGACTTGATTGGGTAGGTATTCGTGGCCTTGTTTTAAAATGATGTTCACGGTGCCAGCAGCGCCTTGGCCGTCGTTGCTTGCTAAAGGTGTGTGTATGATTTCTATGCGTTCAACCATTGAGCTTGGGATGCGGTCTACCTGCACCGAGCGGGATGAGCTGCTATCAATGATGCGGCGACCATTAATGGTTACTTGAGTATATTCAGCACCCAGTCCGCGCAGTTGTATTTCGCGGGCACGGTTAGCGCCATCAAAATGGACACCTGAAACACGACGCAGTGCATCGCCTAAAGGCTGATCACCAAATTGATTCAGCTGCTCAGCCATAATAATGGTTTGCCCGTTTAACGCATTTTGTTTGGCAAGGTTAGCCAATTGCGCTGAATCATCAATCGCCGATGCGGTAACGGTGACGACATCGAGTTCATTTTCTTCAGCGAATAATACGTTCGAAAATAATATCCCTGACAATGATAGGATAAGACCTATAGGGTGTTTATTGAGCATTGGGCTGCCTTTTCTAAGCTTTTATCATGAGAAAAGGCAATATAACAAATGCTAATAATAATTACTATCATTCGTATCTTCAGTTTTGTGTACGATAGAACCTAATTAAGGCGTACGTTTTAAATAGTTGATTGATTTTTGAATAGGAACTGAACAGTTTATGAGCTCTACTATGTTGCCTCCCAATGTCAGTAGCACCGACCACGTCATTTTATTTGATGGTGTATGCAAGCTTTGTAATGCTTGGTCTAATTTTATAATCCAACACGATCGGCAGGGTGTTTTTAAGTTGTGCAGTGTTCAATCTGAAGAAGGCCAAAAGATATTAAAGCACTTTGGTTTATCGACGGAGGTTTATGACAGTATGCTTTATGTTGAAGGCGATCAGTTCTATTTACAAAGTGATGCGTTTTTTAAGGTCGCTGCCCAGTTACGTTTTCCATGGAAAGCGGTGTGTATTTTCCGTGTTATTCCTAAGCCTATTCGAAATTGGCTATACGATCGAATTGCATTAAATCGTTATCGTTTATTTGGCAAGTATGATTATTGTTCGTTACCCACGGCTGACCATGAGGCTAGATACTTAAGTGAAAAGTAATCCATTACAGCAAGTTAATATCGTGAGTCGGGTTTTATTAGGATTTCTGTTTGTCTACCATGGCCTGGTTCCAAAAATTCTATGGTTGAGCACTGCTGAGGTTCACTTGGTTGATGTTAGTGGTATCGGTATTTCAGCCACACTTATCTCGCCGCTGGCGGGTGTATTAGAAATACTACTGGGTTTTGCCATTATTGTGCTTAGAAAATTGGATTTTCTAATATACGCCGCAGCTGCTTCGCTATTAGGTTTATTGGCTTATGTTGCGGTAATGAGCCCTGAATTTTTAGTTGAAGCGTTCAATCCTGTGACTACCAATGTTTTAGGTATGGGCTTGTGTTATTTGATTTTATTAACTCAACGATATGAGGATGTATCACTAGAGTTACTTGAAGGTGATGGTGAAAAGGGTTAGTTTTAGTGCAAATAAAACGGAGTGGTTAGCATGGATGATTTTTTAGCAGTAGTCGCAATATTTATCTCTTGTATCAGCGGGTATTTAGTATTTGATCTTTTCTACACAGGATTTTCATGGTCTGTATTATTAGGCGCAGCCTTTGGTTTTATTCTTGTGCATATAATTTGGCCAAAAAAACATGATAGTGACAGTGCTTGGTATGATGCTCTTGAATTTATCTTTGATTTTCCTTATCGCTTTGCAACCGCTTGTATTCGAGGTGTTGTGAAAGGTGGGGCTGATGTTGTTGATATAGATTTATAATATTTAAAGTTTAAAGAGTACTGATTATTATGATCATTACTCTTTATATTAAAAATATTTTTTAACCTATTTTTTTAAGAGTGAATATGGAATTAGTCGTTTCGAAAGTATTAGCTTGGAGCATGGCATTTATTAATATCTTTGCTTTTTCTGGGCTGATATATAGATTTCATATATATGAACTGATCCCTGTGGCATTAGGAGATGCTTATGGTATCGGTGATGTAATTGATTTGCTCTTTGCATTTATTATCATTGTTTGTTGGTCTCTGTCTGTTTTTAGTGCTTTGATTCTTTCTGTTATAAATTTTAAAGATAATTGGACGTTCTCAATTAAAACTTCATTGTTTTCGACATTGGTCTTAGTTGGATATTTTGTTGTAAAGGATTCATATTAATTATTTTAACTTCTCTTATCGCTAGGGGTGTTATAGTGCAGTTATAATTTTTAACCAGATTGGCCCATATCATGTCCTGCTATTACCTCCATTCAGACAATGCTAAACAGGCATTGGATGCTATCGCCAAAGGACTTTCTACTGTCCGTCTTTCTACAGACCTCCATATTACTGAGCAGGACTTTGCTGTAAACGCAGAGGGTTTGATACTCGACGAAGACAATCAGCTGACCATTGCTGAACTTAAAAAAATTGTTAAAAAAACGGGCAGAATCTATCTTTGCCAAGATGGCGATATGGATCCACTGGAAGATCGCAGTGTGGGTTACTACAAGCTTGCCCCTACCAATGGTGCGCCGTTGTTAGAAATTAGTGGCGTTAAGATGCACATTTCGAAGGGGACAGACCCTTTTACCAGCGCTTCAGAGATGGCTCAGCAAGCGGTAACCAAGGGTGATCGAGTATTGGATTGCTGTAGTGGGCTGGGTTATGCGGCCATCGCGGCTCATCGCTTGGGTGCCAGTGAGGTACTAACCATTGAGCTGAGTCCTGAGGTGATGGGATTGCGCGCGCAGAATCCTTGGTCAAAAGATTTGGGTAATGAAGGCATTGTGCAGAAGCAGGGCAGTAGTTATGAATTAATTCAGACTATGTCTGCGACGTCTTTCGATGCGGTTGTGCACGATCCACCACGTTTCTCTTTAGCGGGTGAGCTTTATAGCGAAGAATTTTATCGCGAAATTTATCGTGTACTGCGCCATGGAGGTCGACTATTCCATTACACGGGCAATCCTCATGTTATAAAAACAGGCAGTAGCTTTGTTGATGGTGTGATTCGCAGGCTGAAGGCCGCGGGTTTTAAAAATGTTAAAAAAGTTGAACACTTGATGGGTGTGAGTGCGCAGAAATAGCCAATCAAGTTCTAACGTCGAATCATCATAATCATACTTACGACATAAGTATCATTAATCATAACTGGGTAGGTATTCAGCAGAATTTGTCTTATAAATTATCACGGTAGATTTAATGAATGCTTTAGACATGCATTATAGAATAGCGAATATTAATGATTTAGAAAACTTAGCTCAGTTGCATGCTGAGCTACGTTACATACTGCGTGTTGACGCGACTCTTATAGAGGCATATTTCTGAGATATTGGTAAACAGCTTATGTATTTAATTGCTCAGTGGATAGATCAACCATTTGAGCATATCTGTTTCATTATCACACTGGCTAGGATACAGTTTCATTCTGAATTTCAGCGGGTAGGTAGATATGGATATACATTCAAAATTAGAGGCTCAAGGGCGAGTAGATCAAGTACTTGCTTTCCAATCCGAACTTTCGTTTCTAGAACAGCACGAACTGCTAATTTTAGATGATGCGCAGAATACCCGCTTACAGTCTTATCATGCTCAGTTATTAACGTCACTGCAGAAGTCATACGATGTTGATTTGAATTCTAATGAAAAGCAATTAACGATGGGGATGAAGATTGCATCTTTTATTGGTGCGCTAGGGCTTGCGGCAAGTCTTTTCTTTTTGTTCTATCAGTTTTGGGATAAGTTTGCTCTTTTAAGCCAGGTCGCTATTTTGGTAGCAACACCGGTACTCGGTTTGATGGCCACTTATTTTATCTCAATAAAAGAAACGACGGGTTACTATGCAAAGTTAATGGCTCTGGTGACCTTATCTGGATTCGTTTTGAATTTGGTTATGTTGGGAAGTATTTTTAACATTACTCCATCGCCTAACGCCTTTTTCGTGTGGGCGGTATTAGCCTTTTTTCTCGCCTATTCCACTGATAATCGATTATTGCTGGCCGCAGGTATTTTCAGTATTGCCTTTTTTATATCGGCTCGCGTTGGTGTATGGGGCGGTCTGTATTGGCTTAATTTAGGCGAGCGGCCCGAAAACTTTTTTGTCGCTGCACTCATTCTATTCTGGGTTCCTGCTTTTTCTCATACTCGTTATGCTGGCTTCGATAGCATTTATCGCGTATTAGCGATGGTGCTGTTTTTTATACCCGTGCTGGTGCTTTCTCATTGGGGATCTGGCAGCTATTTAGATTTTGATCGGGATGTTATTGAGGGTGTGTACCAAGCTGCGGGGTTCTTCTTCAGCGGGTTATTGATTTGGCTGGGTATTAAGCGAGGCTGGTTGGACGTTGTTAATACTGGCAATGTCTTTTTTGTATTATTTCTTTATACCAAGATGTTTGATTGGTGGTGGGAGATAATGCCTAAATATGTTTTCTTCTTATTGGTTGGATTATTCGCCATTTTATTATTGACGATCTTTAAACGCTTGAAAAATAGCCTGGGAGAGTCAGCATGAAACATTTACCTGGTTCAAAAACGTTATTCATATTAGCTCTATCTCTTGTCTTACTTGTTAATGCCTTTATTTTAATAGGTGTCTGGTATAACCGCAGTGGCCTAGCTGAATCAGTAGTTGTACTGACAGAGCGCGAGCTGCATATGCCGTATCGTTGGAATAGAGATCAAACCTCTGTGCGCATCGATTGGCGCGCTATATCATCGGATGGTGATAGTTACAGTGGCTACAGTTCACCCGCATGGTTTGATGAAAATAAGTTAGTGTCGTTAGGGTTTGAGTTTTCTGACGATTCTGCCACCGATTATAAAAAACACTTTATTGAAGCGGAAGCTGTCTTGGTTCTGGAGTATGATGGTGAGACTTATCAGCAAGCGGTTAAGCATGCTCAGAAGCGGGTTCTAGATATTGAAAAGAAACTGAGTCGGTTAGTTGACGATGAAGATTTATTGTCTGACTTAAAAAGAGCGAAAGAAAATTTGAAGCATGAAGAGCAATCAGCATCTCGTCTTTTTGTGATTGACGCGGGTCTGGATAAAGAAGTGTTACGAATTCAGTATCCTGATAATCAGCGCTATATTCTTGCTTATGGCATTGTTGATGTAAGATCGACTGGGTCTTATCGCAATAATACCAAGCCTACTTTTTCTGGCCGAATAGATCGATTAAGTGTTCAGTATCTTTATATTGATAATAGTGTCTATTCAAATATTGATAAGCTGAAACCCAGTTTACAATATTCACGTAATGAAAATTCACCACGTTTTAGTCTAGCGGTTCATTACGGGCAGAAATTAGAGCCGTGGATTGATTCGTCTTCTTTCGCACTTTTAAACAACAGCATAAGCCGATAAAAAGGATCAAACCATAAGCGCTATAAATGAATAAATGTGGGTAATGACTGAAAAAACTGCCTTGAGAGTCTTTCTCGTAGGGAACATCAATGATGTATCCGCCGGCTTGATTCGCTTTCGTTTTAAAAATGATTGTGCCGTTTGGCATCGCTACGATGGATGGCCCATTATTCAAGACATGCACTAACGGAAGTCTATTCTCAACGGCGCGCAGTATTGAAGCGTTGGTGTGCTGATAAGGTTGGTGAGTAGAACCAAACCAGCCATCGCTGGATAGTGCGACTAGCAGGTCAGTGTTTGGAACTTTGCGTAATGCGCTTGCTACCGCTTCGGCAACAAATTCTGGGAATATGGTTTCGTAGCAAATCAATGGCACTATATTGAATGCATTATTCTTAACTGCGTTATTTGTTAATTCGCTGCTAAAGACCTGGTGTGATTCTCCCTTTTCCATTTCGTTAAGAAACGATCCAAAGAAGCCTTCAACCCAACGTTTTAGCACGGGTATATCACTGGCAAAAGGAACGTATTCACCGAAGGCGATGCGTTTCATCTTTTGATAGTGCCCGATCATTTCCCCCTGTTCTGATAGCATGACAGCAGTATTGTACTGTTGTTTTACTAGGGGGTTTAAAACGTTTTGGGTCTGCTCAATGTCCTGAAAAATTAAACGTGTATTGAGTGCGTTAATTTGATGGCGGTAAGCTTCAGCTATCTGGGGTTGGTCTAGGTAAGCTTTGTATTTTGCTTCTGGCCAAATAACTATTTCTGCACCAATACTGGCTAGGCGTTGTGTCATGGCCATTTCAGGTGGAAGGGAGCGGCTGTAACCCGAGTAGAGCGTTTGTTTTTTTAGGCTGGGAGTTTCGTTAGGTTGTACTAAGCCGATGCGTACGGTGTTCCATTGTTGAATTTTTGATTCCCATGCTAGGTTGGAAGACCAGCCATAATAGAACCATGATATTAGCAATAACAGTGCGATTCCTAAGGGCCATTTATTCTGACTGTATCTTTTTTGATGTGTGGGTGAGTGTTCTGCTAATAAATATGGCAGTACAAGTCTAAAAATAACGATATTGGTTAAGGCTATAATGGCATCTAAACCGTATACGCCGACAAATTCTATTGCTTGTATCGCAACTAAAAACTGACTTTGACTCTCGCCTAAGTGCGCGGTA
Protein-coding sequences here:
- a CDS encoding TonB-dependent receptor, whose translation is MLNKHPIGLILSLSGILFSNVLFAEENELDVVTVTASAIDDSAQLANLAKQNALNGQTIIMAEQLNQFGDQPLGDALRRVSGVHFDGANRAREIQLRGLGAEYTQVTINGRRIIDSSSSRSVQVDRIPSSMVERIEIIHTPLASNDGQGAAGTVNIILKQGHEYLPNQVGIGMGSLQDNGQIGDATFQYSTGNDRVSVTLAGGIQQQRRNESQDELEYAADDQADGGEIKTNERRYEQINLIPTVDITLNNANRLSIEPTFLQTIEFRNDVKKSLTDDQSTVEEYSKEFRKRTRQNTGLYTELNTQISDNIELKSFIDWQDGYEDTTRDQDDFDEQNALTDTKQREQSVDLNLMKIGFRAKHIVGQHALEYGLGLSQETREEDNSEVKNGVKKDPSIDSIYEITESINHLYVQDSLSLFEGNSTTFGLRAEDSKTETIDFADDSTTKRTTSFLPSFNLKQAIDDSSYVRLGVAKTLRRPDLRSLSPTISEEDGTFSDPDTAGNPNATPESILGVDLSFEHYFYDNNGLVSLSVFDRSFEDKLETITTNIDGRFVATPENTGDGSMQGAEIEFRLPLNSIGLNNVTGWFNATAVETEVKITSTGEKRRFLDQPDHLGNLGFDWNLATFNSTIGLSINYASGYDQKHELSDGSFEKNIVDSNSRVDLSIRSEITKNTSINLTALNLFAKTAKREDRFFDSSNALDSYSTTEEPTYRSIYLKLNHTF
- a CDS encoding probable thiol-disulphide oxidoreductase DCC, with product MSSTMLPPNVSSTDHVILFDGVCKLCNAWSNFIIQHDRQGVFKLCSVQSEEGQKILKHFGLSTEVYDSMLYVEGDQFYLQSDAFFKVAAQLRFPWKAVCIFRVIPKPIRNWLYDRIALNRYRLFGKYDYCSLPTADHEARYLSEK
- a CDS encoding Low similarity to apolipoprotein N-acyltransferase, giving the protein MRNGSLSLTLLALLSALSGILLSIPFLSPQHYGLSWIGFIPLLIAIEKSTGLFRIYYLGAITGLTFSISVSYWMIDFLMLSKGYGIILSTVFSVIFWLYCAQLFGFITLLFEAIKQRINVHEYFLFPLIVVSVFAIYPMIFTAHLGESQSQFLVAIQAIEFVGVYGLDAIIALTNIVIFRLVLPYLLAEHSPTHQKRYSQNKWPLGIALLLLISWFYYGWSSNLAWESKIQQWNTVRIGLVQPNETPSLKKQTLYSGYSRSLPPEMAMTQRLASIGAEIVIWPEAKYKAYLDQPQIAEAYRHQINALNTRLIFQDIEQTQNVLNPLVKQQYNTAVMLSEQGEMIGHYQKMKRIAFGEYVPFASDIPVLKRWVEGFFGSFLNEMEKGESHQVFSSELTNNAVKNNAFNIVPLICYETIFPEFVAEAVASALRKVPNTDLLVALSSDGWFGSTHQPYQHTNASILRAVENRLPLVHVLNNGPSIVAMPNGTIIFKTKANQAGGYIIDVPYEKDSQGSFFSHYPHLFIYSAYGLILFIGLCCCLKVRKKTNQSTALISARNEPLD